The Oncorhynchus kisutch isolate 150728-3 linkage group LG20, Okis_V2, whole genome shotgun sequence genome has a segment encoding these proteins:
- the LOC109865485 gene encoding dispanin subfamily A member 2b, with protein MDQPPPCQPEFVPMKGNKYMRLEDTHGAPKFQHTVVLEQPQPVVPHPRDHIIWSLCSLVYGNPFCLGMLAVYFSIKSRDRKMVGDLEGARKHGKTACCFNTVTLTLVILGLLFFFITYGIIIYQVTH; from the exons ATGGATCAACCACCACCGTGCCAGCCAGAGTTTGTCCCAATGAAAGGAAATAAGTACATGCGTCTTGAAGACACTCACGGAGCGCCCAAGTTCCAACATACAGTCGTCTTGGAACAGCCACAGCCCGTTGTACCTCATCCCAGGGATCACATTATCTGGTCACTTTGCAGCCTCGTGTATGGCAACCCATTCTGTCTCGGAATGTTAGCGGTGTATTTCTCTATAAAG TCCAGGGACAGGAAGATGGTTGGAGACTTGGAGGGAGCAAGAAAACACGGGAAGACTGCATGCTGCTTTAATACTGTGACTCTGACTTTGGTAATCCTCGGGCTGCTCTTCTTCTTCATCACCTATGGTATCATCATCTACCAAGTTACACACTGA